A window of the Drosophila simulans strain w501 chromosome 2L, Prin_Dsim_3.1, whole genome shotgun sequence genome harbors these coding sequences:
- the LOC6731974 gene encoding serine/threonine-protein phosphatase 1 regulatory subunit 10 yields the protein MENGPEFNWEYSHGGPGNPNYSQMGRGSTPPGGGGRQWLHSSQANTNNYGHGSSGMGSHQNNPSPGDPFASYNQNMMNMYTNFKPSYGHSQVGPASVQGMGPEPGQEMGNRMGNRMGHSMPESMGFDGGMGSGMDSGMGHGMGMSNGLGAGMRVGSMRGGQRLAGGYSSNGLNDPNPSLSHRGSWF from the exons ATGGAGAACGGTCCGGAGTTTAATTGGGAGTACAGTCATGGTGGTCCTGGAAATCCCAACTACTCACAG ATGGGAAGGGGTAGTACTCCTCCTGGAGGCGGTGGTCGTCAGTGGCTGCACTCAAGTCAAGCTAACACCAACAACTATGGGCATGGATCCAGTGGAATGGGATCCCACCAGAATAACCCATCTCCAGGTGATCCATTTGCCTCCTACAACCAGAATATGATGAACATGTACACGAATTTTAAGCCCAGTTACGGTCATTCTCAAGTTGG CCCGGCTTCGGTGCAGGGCATGGGTCCAGAGCCTGGTCAAGAAATGGGTAACAGAATGGGTAACAGAATGGGCCATTCCATGCCCGAGTCAATGGGATTCGATGGAGGCATGGGTTCCGGAATGGATTCAGGCATGGGTCACGGCATGGGCATGAGCAATGGCCTTGGCGCTGGAATGCGAGTTGGTTCCATGCGTGGAGGTCAAAGGTTAGCTGGGGGCTACTCTTCGAACG GTCTCAATGATCCGAATCCGTCGCTATCCCACCGAGGTAGTTGGTTCTAG